One stretch of Nitrososphaerota archaeon DNA includes these proteins:
- a CDS encoding winged helix-turn-helix transcriptional regulator: protein MDKLDVDILHTMLDNCRESDRQIGTRIGISGAAVKSRIAKMIKNGIIEDYTLKIEPPVFGYSLLYIVVTGQNINEILKQVELIGESFLVVPVIGGITVCGIVVKENVSQKIELAKGLMKDVRLLSIFEAENPGIRSDLTRTDVDIISELLKNPRAKIDDLAKKTRLSTKTITRSLQKLQNDEAIQFTMIYDPTKFGQYIPFVVLAWVAGDFNETLKSLKKEFSESFLMKPFLSKNQIVLVLFSNNIFELDSITQRVRLIKGVGSADLFIPKKITFPQKWIKNAIKEARASQKLHLAYH from the coding sequence TTGGACAAATTAGACGTGGATATTTTACACACAATGCTAGATAACTGCCGTGAATCCGACAGGCAAATCGGCACCAGAATTGGAATTTCCGGTGCTGCAGTCAAGTCACGAATTGCAAAGATGATAAAAAACGGAATCATCGAGGACTATACACTGAAAATAGAGCCACCAGTTTTTGGATATAGTCTGTTGTATATTGTTGTGACAGGCCAGAACATAAATGAAATCCTAAAACAAGTGGAATTGATTGGTGAGTCGTTCTTGGTTGTGCCAGTTATTGGCGGTATCACGGTTTGTGGGATTGTAGTAAAGGAAAATGTTTCTCAAAAAATAGAGCTTGCAAAGGGATTGATGAAGGATGTCAGGTTATTGTCAATATTTGAAGCGGAAAACCCAGGAATACGATCAGACCTCACAAGGACCGATGTTGACATCATTAGTGAGCTGCTAAAGAACCCGCGGGCAAAGATAGATGATTTAGCAAAAAAGACAAGGCTTTCCACAAAAACTATCACGCGATCTTTGCAGAAACTGCAAAACGACGAGGCAATCCAGTTTACCATGATTTATGATCCTACCAAGTTTGGCCAGTACATTCCTTTTGTGGTGTTAGCCTGGGTTGCTGGCGACTTTAATGAGACTCTCAAGTCACTCAAAAAAGAGTTTTCCGAGTCATTTTTGATGAAACCATTTTTGTCAAAAAACCAGATTGTATTAGTCTTGTTTTCAAACAATATATTTGAATTAGATTCCATAACGCAAAGGGTGCGTCTAATAAAGGGAGTAGGATCTGCGGACTTGTTTATTCCAAAAAAGATAACATTCCCACAGAAATGGATTAAAAACGCAATCAAGGAAGCAAGGGCTTCCCAAAAACTACACCTGGCATATCATTAA
- a CDS encoding ABC transporter permease produces the protein MDYRVQLAKRMLSNKKGSLIGAVLAVSIGILVIHVNFVIFQGLYDAIVRDLSSYRFGDVLVTDEESFITKSDTYLVGWFEKIPYVEAATPRMQSSASITVTKNGKLVEEFRVSVIGVDPMRDPRVSTAYQTVSDGQFVFSRNSIVIGSRVIDDLGGAMVGDSVKIKITDRRGEDQVRRFLITGITTSPGGQGLDSQVIMHIDALRDMLDRGGETGEILVKLNDPKKASDVKNYFLRTFPNDDFKAETIEESAEAALSGFRSGIAMINMIGYFGLMSSAFAVVTIQMMLVSSKTREVGVMRAIGAKRKDILIIFIVQGMMIGAIGAGIGTAMGLGYTFYAKETKMTFAGSIPLEVSYDWAKITQTAIMAFSLAVMASIYPSYKATKLQPVEAMRYV, from the coding sequence ATGGATTACCGAGTCCAACTAGCAAAAAGAATGCTCTCCAACAAAAAGGGCTCACTTATTGGTGCAGTACTTGCCGTATCAATTGGAATATTGGTAATTCATGTGAATTTTGTAATTTTCCAAGGATTATACGATGCAATTGTCAGGGATCTGTCCAGCTATAGATTTGGAGATGTCCTAGTGACAGACGAGGAGAGCTTCATTACAAAATCCGATACTTATCTGGTAGGATGGTTTGAGAAAATACCATATGTAGAGGCCGCAACGCCCAGGATGCAGTCATCCGCATCAATTACCGTAACAAAAAATGGAAAATTAGTCGAGGAATTCCGAGTTTCAGTCATTGGTGTAGATCCAATGCGGGATCCAAGGGTATCGACAGCTTACCAAACAGTATCTGACGGCCAGTTTGTCTTTTCAAGAAACTCAATTGTTATTGGATCTCGGGTAATCGATGATCTCGGCGGAGCTATGGTGGGTGATAGCGTCAAAATAAAGATCACTGACAGGCGAGGCGAAGATCAGGTCAGAAGATTTCTCATCACTGGTATAACAACATCGCCTGGAGGGCAGGGCCTAGACTCACAGGTGATAATGCACATTGATGCGCTTCGAGACATGCTGGACAGAGGCGGAGAGACGGGAGAAATTTTGGTAAAGCTAAATGATCCAAAAAAGGCATCCGATGTGAAAAATTATTTTCTCAGGACTTTTCCTAATGATGATTTCAAGGCAGAAACTATAGAAGAATCTGCAGAGGCAGCACTAAGCGGTTTTAGATCAGGTATTGCCATGATCAACATGATTGGCTATTTTGGGTTAATGTCGTCGGCATTCGCAGTGGTAACAATCCAGATGATGCTAGTATCTAGCAAGACAAGGGAGGTGGGTGTCATGCGCGCAATTGGAGCCAAAAGAAAGGACATCTTGATTATCTTCATTGTCCAAGGCATGATGATTGGCGCAATAGGCGCGGGAATAGGCACGGCAATGGGCCTAGGATACACGTTTTACGCAAAAGAGACCAAGATGACCTTTGCTGGGTCCATCCCACTAGAGGTAAGCTACGACTGGGCAAAAATCACCCAGACTGCAATCATGGCGTTTTCATTGGCAGTAATGGCGTCGATTTACCCGTCATACAAGGCAACCAAACTGCAACCGGTGGAGGCAATGAGATATGTCTGA
- a CDS encoding ABC transporter ATP-binding protein produces MSDIVLELKNVNKVFGHGDTRVQALNNVSFSVKKGEFLLIVGSSGSGKSTLLNMIGLLDRPSSGQVMIDGKNTTKLSDGKISEFRNSKLGFIFQFSNLMADLTILENVLLPRNIQRSDKNAYKEASDLLKAVGLESQINKRANEVSGGQAQRAAIARGLVNHPTIVLADEPTGNLDSVTAETIVQLMKSMAKKLNQTFIIVTHDRNQFGKVDRVITTKDGRAFEGEDAPPKMELTV; encoded by the coding sequence ATGTCTGATATTGTACTGGAATTAAAAAACGTCAACAAGGTTTTCGGACATGGAGATACCCGAGTCCAAGCTCTAAACAATGTTTCATTTTCTGTAAAAAAAGGAGAGTTTTTGCTAATTGTTGGAAGCTCCGGCTCCGGCAAGTCTACATTACTTAACATGATTGGATTATTGGACAGGCCAAGCAGCGGCCAAGTAATGATTGATGGAAAAAACACAACCAAGCTATCCGATGGAAAAATCTCGGAATTTAGAAACTCCAAGCTAGGCTTTATCTTTCAATTTTCAAATCTTATGGCAGACCTAACAATTTTGGAAAATGTGTTGCTGCCAAGAAACATACAGAGATCAGATAAAAATGCATACAAAGAAGCATCAGATCTGCTCAAGGCAGTGGGATTAGAATCGCAAATCAACAAGCGGGCAAACGAGGTCTCTGGCGGACAAGCCCAGAGAGCAGCAATTGCAAGGGGTCTAGTGAATCATCCAACCATAGTATTGGCTGATGAGCCGACAGGAAACTTAGACTCTGTTACTGCAGAAACCATTGTACAGCTAATGAAGTCAATGGCAAAAAAGCTAAACCAGACATTCATCATAGTAACACACGACAGAAACCAATTTGGCAAAGTGGACCGAGTTATCACTACTAAGGACGGGCGCGCATTTGAGGGAGAAGACGCGCCGCCAAAAATGGAGCTGACAGTATGA
- a CDS encoding AarF/ABC1/UbiB kinase family protein, translating into MSTTRTIHVLIKLIPLILALRKDRKAWVRSEGKNLDLTRFQKNASKVLNTFVSLGPVYIKLGQWLSSRADILPQPYLEELSKLQDDVPAESFEKIKPIIEQDLGSLDKFSTINTKVISGASLGQVYLAKIKDQDVIVKVKRPGIEKIIAQDIKVLKKVLPVAMQFVDPNLRFSAQSMLSQFIETIHEELDYTIESKNLKTIKKNLARYDYVKIPEVYDDYSTKNVLTMEYIPGIKITNIEDLDKAGIDRQKIVNDVHKVFFTMLLRDSIFHADPHPGNISIANDGSLILYDFGMVGKIDNETRMRIVRLYLALVEKDPPRTVNAMSDLGMLTPDFNRSVIEQGIDMSIRTMYGKKPDEMEVRTFMELANKTMSKFPFMLPKNLALYLRMSSIIEGIYKTHKVDFKFVKVLKNILEEEQLIKDAYIEEIKHSFTRFVKSIDATISIAPELKKFLEENRTLQLNKKPKRDTLLAGSILSSAVFIGSVLLYAENSTAATAGMIGAFGIMGIFAIFRKK; encoded by the coding sequence ATGAGCACAACTAGAACCATCCATGTTTTGATAAAACTTATTCCATTGATTTTGGCACTAAGAAAGGACAGAAAAGCCTGGGTTCGCTCTGAGGGAAAAAACCTAGATCTGACAAGATTTCAAAAAAACGCAAGCAAGGTTCTCAATACTTTTGTCTCACTGGGTCCAGTCTACATTAAGTTGGGCCAATGGTTATCATCTCGAGCTGATATTTTGCCACAACCATACCTGGAGGAATTATCCAAGCTGCAAGACGATGTTCCAGCAGAATCATTTGAGAAAATAAAGCCAATCATAGAACAAGATCTCGGCTCTTTGGACAAGTTTTCCACAATAAACACAAAGGTAATCTCTGGCGCATCGCTTGGCCAAGTATATCTTGCAAAAATAAAAGACCAAGACGTCATTGTCAAAGTAAAGCGACCGGGAATTGAAAAAATCATAGCACAAGATATCAAGGTTCTAAAAAAAGTCCTCCCGGTTGCAATGCAATTTGTCGATCCTAATCTGAGATTTTCTGCACAATCAATGCTGTCGCAGTTTATAGAAACCATCCATGAAGAGCTAGACTATACCATAGAATCGAAAAACCTCAAGACAATCAAGAAAAATCTAGCTAGATACGACTATGTCAAGATTCCAGAGGTGTATGACGATTATTCAACAAAAAATGTCCTTACCATGGAATACATTCCTGGAATTAAAATAACAAACATTGAAGATCTAGACAAGGCAGGAATCGACAGGCAAAAAATAGTCAATGACGTCCACAAGGTCTTCTTTACAATGTTGCTTCGCGATTCAATATTTCATGCGGATCCACACCCTGGCAATATCTCAATAGCTAATGACGGCTCGCTTATTTTGTATGACTTTGGTATGGTTGGCAAAATCGACAACGAAACCAGAATGAGAATTGTGCGATTGTACTTGGCACTGGTAGAAAAAGACCCACCACGAACAGTAAACGCCATGTCGGATCTTGGAATGTTGACACCCGACTTTAACCGCAGTGTAATAGAGCAAGGAATCGACATGTCAATTAGAACAATGTATGGCAAAAAACCAGACGAAATGGAGGTAAGGACTTTCATGGAGCTAGCAAACAAAACCATGTCCAAGTTTCCATTCATGCTACCAAAGAATCTGGCGCTATACCTAAGAATGAGCTCCATAATAGAGGGAATCTACAAGACTCACAAGGTTGACTTTAAGTTTGTAAAGGTACTAAAAAATATCCTAGAAGAAGAACAACTAATCAAGGATGCATACATTGAGGAAATCAAGCATTCCTTTACAAGATTTGTAAAGTCCATTGATGCAACCATATCAATTGCACCGGAACTGAAAAAATTCCTAGAGGAAAACAGGACACTACAATTAAACAAAAAGCCAAAACGTGATACCCTACTTGCAGGAAGTATCTTGTCTTCGGCTGTCTTCATTGGATCTGTACTTCTGTATGCAGAAAATTCTACGGCAGCTACTGCCGGCATGATTGGCGCATTTGGCATCATGGGAATTTTTGCTATATTTAGGAAAAAGTAG
- a CDS encoding Hsp20/alpha crystallin family protein, which translates to MDLVKNMTKEITKEIGNKSREFYEFVLPPVDMILENDSLILIIDLPGFEKKDIKLAIHKNILSINAQKPESKSDGTIYRQRPNIIDKKILLPVPIKEDAIISAKFSQGILTVKIPYSKKEIPID; encoded by the coding sequence ATGGACCTAGTCAAGAACATGACAAAAGAGATAACCAAAGAAATTGGCAACAAGTCACGCGAATTCTACGAGTTCGTCCTGCCACCAGTAGATATGATTTTGGAAAATGACTCACTTATTCTGATAATTGATCTGCCAGGATTTGAGAAAAAAGATATCAAACTGGCAATCCACAAAAATATCTTGTCCATTAACGCGCAAAAACCGGAATCTAAATCAGATGGAACAATTTACAGACAGCGTCCAAATATTATAGACAAAAAAATTCTCTTGCCAGTACCCATTAAGGAAGATGCCATAATTTCTGCTAAGTTCTCACAAGGAATATTGACAGTAAAAATTCCTTATTCCAAAAAGGAAATTCCAATAGATTAG
- a CDS encoding ABC transporter permease subunit, with protein MGKLKKISPQKKSQKKRRSISMKPSRFQYTWIAIVLIIIGSSIHLGFNPLSIIKDTGNSVVIVEELLEFDFSVGEKVLWSLIETLEMALIGSSIGFVLSIPAALLAARNISPSYVSAAFRGLLGILWSIPPLLWAILLVVIVGLGPTAGILAISLYIMGLSGKYLYEIYESQNVSSYDAMHVIGATRMQIARFVTIPEALPHMGNQYLFLLSYSVRESSILGLVGAGGIGFYIIHHLESLNYGKAAPFILAILAVTLAMDYASTKLRKKLVHN; from the coding sequence ATGGGAAAATTGAAAAAAATATCCCCTCAAAAGAAATCACAAAAGAAACGGCGGAGCATCTCTATGAAACCTAGTCGTTTTCAATATACATGGATAGCCATTGTCTTAATCATAATTGGAAGCTCGATTCATTTGGGCTTTAATCCACTTTCAATAATCAAGGACACTGGAAACTCTGTCGTAATAGTTGAGGAATTGTTGGAATTTGATTTTAGTGTCGGCGAGAAGGTGTTGTGGTCCCTAATTGAAACACTAGAGATGGCTTTGATCGGTTCCAGTATTGGGTTTGTACTCTCAATTCCGGCTGCACTACTTGCGGCAAGAAATATTTCCCCTTCCTATGTGAGTGCGGCATTTAGGGGTCTTTTGGGCATACTATGGTCGATACCACCCTTGTTGTGGGCAATTCTGCTTGTAGTAATAGTGGGCCTGGGCCCAACTGCGGGAATATTGGCAATATCACTATACATCATGGGCTTGAGCGGCAAGTACCTATATGAAATCTATGAATCACAAAATGTGTCGTCATATGATGCCATGCATGTAATTGGGGCAACAAGAATGCAAATTGCTAGATTCGTGACTATTCCAGAGGCGCTTCCACATATGGGAAACCAATACTTATTTTTGCTATCATACAGCGTGAGGGAGTCATCGATTCTTGGTCTGGTTGGCGCTGGCGGAATTGGATTTTACATAATACATCATCTGGAGAGCCTCAACTATGGAAAGGCTGCCCCATTCATTCTTGCGATACTCGCTGTTACTCTTGCCATGGATTATGCAAGCACAAAACTGAGAAAGAAACTTGTCCACAACTAG
- a CDS encoding ATP-binding cassette domain-containing protein, with protein MDAISLSSIRLTINEKKILDNLTVSIPQGNAVTIMGPNGAGKTTLLRVASGLVRPTSGEIHLFGKKFDKNQRLLGYIPQNLGLVGELDVFTNVMMGALRRMPRWRAITGTYTKDTISEAYSLMYDLKISHLKDTKVKKLSGGEKQRVAIARTLIQKPSIILADEMTASLDFKAAVTVMDIFTEIKEKMGITLLMTHHNPEIAKMYSDNVLILINGKIEKNIPSKEITKETAEHLYET; from the coding sequence ATGGACGCCATCAGTCTGAGCTCGATTCGACTGACCATAAATGAAAAAAAAATACTAGACAACCTAACCGTGAGCATTCCGCAGGGAAATGCAGTTACAATAATGGGCCCAAATGGGGCTGGCAAGACAACATTATTGCGCGTTGCTTCCGGTCTTGTACGACCTACTTCGGGTGAGATTCATCTATTTGGAAAAAAATTTGACAAAAATCAAAGGTTGCTTGGATATATTCCCCAAAACTTGGGATTGGTAGGCGAGCTTGATGTATTTACAAATGTAATGATGGGTGCACTTCGAAGAATGCCCAGGTGGCGGGCAATTACTGGCACATACACAAAGGACACAATTTCAGAGGCATATTCACTCATGTATGACCTAAAGATTTCCCACCTAAAGGACACCAAGGTCAAAAAGTTGAGTGGTGGCGAAAAACAACGAGTCGCAATTGCAAGAACATTGATACAAAAACCATCAATAATTCTGGCAGACGAAATGACTGCAAGTCTTGATTTTAAGGCAGCAGTCACAGTAATGGACATTTTTACAGAGATCAAAGAGAAAATGGGCATTACACTGTTAATGACGCATCATAATCCGGAAATCGCAAAAATGTACAGCGACAACGTTTTGATTTTGATAAATGGGAAAATTGAAAAAAATATCCCCTCAAAAGAAATCACAAAAGAAACGGCGGAGCATCTCTATGAAACCTAG
- a CDS encoding phosphate/phosphite/phosphonate ABC transporter substrate-binding protein, which yields MNKIYAIIPIVLAIGAGIGYGVFASIGNAQSVETMPTQTKVVTLAIQPTAQASDIESQAKDLELFLEQKTGYDVQIYVPTSYAGVVEALRFGKADIAFMSAWPSYLAVQKAGATLELAEVREVVIDNTLTAETYYYSYWVVPKDSPYNTLEDLRGKSAAFPSPLSTSGYVTPMKTLVEMGLVTAEEGREIDPKSYFSDVIFAGGYGQAWEALKNNRVDVSIIAGDVNEKLYREVQDGTKVIHEQGPIPSHGVVFSKEMDSEAKAKMKSALLEIGEDEITKQIMRKLVSAIFVKFEETTSDEHLGNLQSALEMTGLKYTEKM from the coding sequence ATGAATAAGATCTATGCCATAATTCCGATTGTTTTGGCAATAGGTGCAGGTATTGGATATGGGGTCTTTGCAAGTATAGGAAATGCTCAAAGTGTGGAAACTATGCCAACACAAACCAAAGTTGTCACACTTGCAATCCAACCCACAGCACAAGCAAGCGATATAGAATCACAAGCAAAAGATCTTGAATTATTCTTAGAACAAAAGACAGGCTATGATGTACAGATTTACGTTCCAACATCATACGCAGGAGTCGTTGAGGCTTTGCGATTTGGAAAAGCAGACATAGCGTTTATGAGCGCATGGCCATCATATCTAGCAGTTCAAAAGGCAGGCGCAACATTAGAGCTTGCCGAAGTAAGAGAAGTTGTCATAGATAACACACTAACAGCAGAGACATACTACTATTCTTATTGGGTTGTACCAAAGGATTCACCATATAATACACTTGAAGACTTGAGAGGAAAAAGTGCTGCATTTCCCAGCCCACTCTCCACATCAGGTTATGTTACTCCAATGAAAACATTAGTTGAGATGGGTCTTGTAACAGCTGAAGAAGGAAGAGAAATCGATCCAAAATCATACTTTTCAGATGTTATCTTCGCAGGTGGATACGGCCAAGCATGGGAGGCACTCAAAAACAATCGAGTCGATGTGAGCATAATCGCAGGCGATGTAAATGAAAAGCTATACCGCGAAGTACAAGACGGCACAAAGGTAATTCACGAGCAGGGCCCCATACCATCACATGGTGTTGTTTTCAGCAAAGAAATGGACTCCGAAGCAAAAGCAAAGATGAAGTCAGCATTGCTTGAGATTGGAGAGGATGAGATCACTAAACAGATCATGAGGAAGCTTGTTTCTGCGATTTTTGTGAAATTTGAGGAAACCACTTCTGACGAGCATCTTGGTAATCTACAAAGCGCACTAGAAATGACAGGTTTGAAATATACAGAGAAAATGTGA
- the tmk gene encoding dTMP kinase encodes MIIAIEGSDQAGKKTQTELLAQALKKSKIKTKTFSFPDYTTPLGKEINGFLHGKRKFPPQVIHCLLAANRWEKLDQIKTAQSQNSVLIMNRYYQSNLVYGVTNHMSLSWLEGLDEGLPKADLVIVLDVSQKESFSRKKANRDKFEKNAQFLKTISYTYRKLAKKYHWSIVNASQPKNQVHADIMKILSKKLAKL; translated from the coding sequence ATGATTATTGCAATTGAGGGAAGCGATCAGGCAGGAAAAAAAACCCAGACGGAGCTTTTGGCCCAAGCCCTCAAAAAAAGTAAAATCAAAACAAAGACTTTTAGCTTTCCAGATTATACCACGCCACTAGGAAAAGAAATCAACGGATTTCTGCATGGGAAAAGAAAATTCCCACCCCAAGTAATCCATTGTCTTTTGGCCGCAAATAGATGGGAAAAGCTTGATCAAATCAAGACTGCCCAGTCACAAAACTCAGTTCTTATCATGAACAGATACTACCAGTCAAACCTGGTATATGGCGTGACAAACCATATGTCGCTGTCTTGGCTAGAAGGACTAGACGAAGGCCTGCCAAAGGCAGACTTGGTGATAGTACTGGATGTATCGCAAAAAGAATCATTTTCCCGTAAGAAAGCAAATCGCGACAAGTTTGAAAAAAATGCTCAGTTTCTCAAAACAATCTCATATACATACCGAAAACTGGCAAAAAAATACCACTGGAGCATAGTTAATGCCTCACAACCAAAGAACCAAGTCCATGCTGACATCATGAAAATACTATCAAAAAAGCTAGCAAAACTATGA
- a CDS encoding HD domain-containing protein, producing MKQFLDIVDPIHDFIRVYETELKIIDSPIFQRLRRIRQLSGAHLTYPSAQHSRFEHSLGVMHIAGQAATALKEKGFLKSDQIAEIRLAALLHDVGHGPFSHLFEEVLEIKKKISHEEIGKKIIQGSEIGDILSKANYDKKKITKLAFGYPKYRFVNEIISGSLSADMMDYLQRDGYFTGAEHAKIDHKRIIQSMDVYKTKLALAKSALYSFESMILSRYQMFKAVYFHKTVRSAEVMMLESIRLADEYCNFTDLDLNIYTQLTDEFVISKILSLGDNKEQRRAKKFASDYQNRRLLKCVYEKIMTKKSHNSEQIRVQIAKKSKLGLDEIFVDTSGTSSLPLTPAKEKTKSITLITPKKPIEIPFSKIPVVSSMTESMNILRVYTSQSNRKKVEMAAKSILN from the coding sequence ATGAAGCAATTCCTCGACATAGTAGATCCAATTCACGATTTCATCAGAGTTTATGAGACTGAGCTCAAAATCATCGACTCACCAATATTCCAAAGGCTGCGAAGAATACGACAGCTCTCAGGTGCGCACCTCACATACCCATCAGCACAACATTCCAGATTCGAGCACTCGCTTGGTGTAATGCACATTGCAGGCCAAGCCGCTACTGCACTCAAAGAGAAAGGATTTCTAAAATCAGATCAAATCGCAGAAATTCGTCTAGCTGCACTGCTCCATGATGTAGGCCATGGTCCATTCTCGCATCTATTTGAAGAAGTATTAGAAATAAAAAAGAAAATTTCACATGAAGAAATCGGCAAAAAAATCATCCAAGGTTCAGAAATTGGTGACATTTTATCCAAAGCAAACTATGACAAAAAGAAAATAACTAAACTCGCATTTGGTTATCCAAAATACCGATTTGTAAATGAAATTATCTCTGGTTCACTTTCTGCAGACATGATGGATTATTTGCAGCGAGACGGATATTTCACAGGAGCCGAGCACGCAAAAATCGATCACAAAAGAATAATCCAGTCTATGGATGTCTACAAAACCAAGCTAGCACTGGCAAAATCCGCACTGTACTCTTTTGAGTCTATGATTTTGTCCAGATATCAAATGTTCAAGGCAGTCTATTTCCACAAAACAGTCCGCTCAGCCGAGGTAATGATGTTAGAGTCAATCAGGTTAGCCGATGAATATTGCAATTTTACCGACTTGGACTTGAACATTTACACACAGCTCACAGACGAATTCGTAATATCCAAAATTCTCTCACTTGGTGATAACAAAGAGCAGAGGCGGGCAAAGAAATTTGCCTCGGATTACCAGAACAGAAGGTTGCTCAAGTGCGTATACGAAAAAATCATGACAAAAAAATCCCATAACTCTGAGCAAATTAGGGTGCAAATAGCAAAAAAATCAAAGTTAGGCCTAGATGAAATCTTTGTCGATACCTCTGGCACATCCTCACTACCCCTCACTCCTGCCAAGGAAAAAACAAAATCAATAACTCTAATCACTCCCAAAAAACCAATAGAAATCCCATTTTCCAAAATCCCAGTAGTGTCGTCGATGACCGAATCTATGAATATTTTGCGGGTCTATACGTCACAATCCAACAGAAAAAAAGTTGAAATGGCAGCAAAATCGATCCTTAATTGA
- the pyrH gene encoding UMP kinase — protein sequence MKKRIVLKLSGRIFGMDNNEKLLKDYATFLVKMSKVCQPIVIAGGGKIARHYILHARSSGADESTLDELGIEVSRLNAKLLIYALGGKAYPHPPTTLAETRHAVDSGLIVVAGGLHPGQSTNGTAALIAEKIQASEFLNATDVDGIYDSDPNKNPKAKKFKKIELKSLRSLLVKEDSIAGGYDLMDIVALKVIERSKIKTRVIKAEIPTIEKAIRGQAVGTEIAL from the coding sequence ATGAAAAAAAGAATCGTCCTAAAATTATCCGGCAGAATCTTTGGCATGGACAATAACGAAAAGCTACTCAAGGATTACGCAACGTTTCTAGTAAAAATGAGCAAAGTTTGTCAACCCATAGTAATTGCTGGTGGAGGTAAAATTGCGCGACATTACATTTTACATGCAAGATCTTCTGGCGCAGACGAATCCACACTGGACGAGCTGGGAATTGAGGTATCAAGGCTAAACGCTAAACTGCTCATCTATGCCCTTGGTGGCAAGGCATACCCACATCCACCAACAACACTTGCGGAAACAAGACATGCAGTTGATTCAGGCTTAATTGTTGTGGCAGGCGGTCTTCATCCAGGACAAAGCACAAATGGAACTGCCGCCCTAATAGCAGAAAAAATCCAAGCATCAGAGTTTCTCAACGCAACAGATGTTGACGGAATTTACGATTCCGATCCAAACAAAAACCCCAAGGCAAAAAAATTCAAAAAAATTGAGCTGAAATCCCTTCGTAGTCTTTTAGTAAAGGAGGACTCCATTGCAGGTGGTTATGACCTAATGGATATTGTCGCCCTCAAGGTAATAGAGCGCTCTAAAATCAAGACGCGCGTAATCAAAGCCGAAATTCCAACTATAGAAAAGGCAATCCGTGGCCAAGCAGTCGGCACAGAAATCGCACTATAG
- a CDS encoding Dna2/Cas4 domain-containing protein yields the protein MMGDKDYKQTINSALDVIAKESIQQISEPANKNEIFLHEVTRCMRRSYFDRFDAMKTLGKEFDRVLGGLIRKLPYGAKLGEFAIDEIRLKGQADMIVDDIVIIFKTVKESPENPSASDVLYLNGCMWIFDKIEGVIVYMTGDGMETSFALYREKKMFEEVIRRVRVFSNLISDKKVPILEPSTECSSCQYYERCYIKKREGKQITISELFGSKNK from the coding sequence ATGATGGGTGATAAAGACTACAAGCAGACTATCAATTCAGCACTTGATGTAATAGCAAAAGAATCAATACAGCAAATCTCAGAACCTGCCAATAAAAACGAGATATTTTTACACGAAGTTACACGCTGCATGAGAAGATCTTATTTTGATAGATTTGATGCAATGAAGACACTTGGAAAGGAGTTTGACCGAGTTCTAGGAGGATTGATTCGCAAGCTTCCCTATGGCGCCAAGCTTGGTGAATTTGCTATAGATGAGATTAGGCTCAAAGGACAAGCAGATATGATAGTAGATGACATTGTCATAATATTCAAGACAGTAAAAGAGTCACCGGAAAACCCAAGCGCATCTGATGTTTTGTATTTGAATGGTTGCATGTGGATTTTTGATAAAATTGAAGGCGTCATTGTATACATGACTGGTGATGGGATGGAGACCTCGTTTGCATTGTATCGAGAAAAGAAAATGTTTGAAGAAGTGATTCGACGAGTCCGTGTCTTTTCTAATTTGATTTCTGACAAAAAAGTTCCAATTCTGGAGCCGTCTACAGAATGTTCAAGCTGCCAATATTATGAGCGCTGTTACATCAAAAAGCGTGAAGGAAAACAGATAACAATTTCTGAATTGTTCGGTTCTAAAAATAAGTAA